In Streptomyces violaceusniger Tu 4113, one DNA window encodes the following:
- a CDS encoding RNA polymerase sigma factor — MEHSHQARVGRSAGARRAATAHLHEAADDDAATGPPAAGHPDTEGLQGRGHTDRPVRPVPDQELTRQLAEGYRSGSSSPAAGDLLYRRHHTATLRYALTCCRDPHDAEDLASEAFFRTFQAVRAGGGPRGPWRPYLLTVVRHTATEWSAGERRVLLTADFESWRQHASTADPQQHLVARENRRLLIHSFRGLPERWQTVLWLTLVEEETPHRVAVVLGISPSGVTSLAFRAREGLREAYLRAHLESARDDRCRHYSGLIGASVRRGGVRGRALARHLAGCAFCSHAYGELLGLSAAMRTAPRTAAPAGARGQDLPPAIRVRRPPGGRPDRP; from the coding sequence ATGGAACACAGTCACCAGGCGCGCGTCGGCCGTTCGGCCGGCGCGCGCCGCGCTGCCACCGCGCACTTACACGAGGCCGCGGACGACGACGCGGCCACCGGCCCTCCGGCGGCGGGACATCCGGACACCGAGGGGCTCCAGGGCCGGGGACATACCGACCGCCCGGTCCGCCCCGTCCCGGACCAGGAGCTCACCCGCCAGTTGGCGGAGGGCTACCGGTCGGGCAGCAGCAGCCCGGCGGCAGGCGACCTCCTCTACCGCCGCCACCACACGGCGACCCTGCGCTACGCCCTAACCTGCTGCCGTGACCCGCATGACGCCGAGGACCTGGCCTCCGAGGCGTTCTTCCGCACCTTCCAGGCTGTTCGCGCCGGGGGCGGACCCCGGGGTCCCTGGCGGCCGTATCTGCTCACAGTGGTGCGCCATACCGCGACGGAGTGGAGCGCCGGGGAGCGCCGGGTGCTGCTGACCGCCGACTTCGAGTCCTGGCGGCAGCACGCGTCCACGGCCGATCCCCAGCAGCATCTGGTGGCCCGGGAGAACCGCCGGTTGCTCATCCACAGCTTCCGGGGACTTCCCGAGCGCTGGCAGACCGTGCTGTGGCTGACCCTCGTCGAGGAGGAGACCCCGCACCGGGTGGCCGTGGTCCTGGGCATCTCCCCCAGCGGGGTGACCTCGCTGGCCTTCCGGGCCCGGGAGGGGCTGCGCGAGGCGTATCTGCGGGCCCATCTGGAGTCGGCGCGCGACGACCGGTGCCGGCACTACAGCGGCCTGATCGGCGCCTCGGTGCGCCGCGGCGGGGTGCGCGGCCGGGCGCTCGCGCGCCATCTGGCCGGATGCGCCTTCTGCTCCCACGCCTACGGCGAACTGCTCGGCCTGAGCGCGGCGATGCGTACGGCCCCGCGTACGGCGGCGCCCGCCGGGGCGCGAGGCCAGGACCTTCCTCCGGCGATCCGCGTCCGGCGTCCGCCCGGCGGGCGTCCGGATCGGCCGTGA
- a CDS encoding DUF1996 domain-containing protein — MRQQTHKRGRFTNKTVAIVAALALGGGGAAIIAANASAHGDKGDSGQNNTVAAKAGTIQCPDVGQKLSDVPEKARPKVDKNLAELDNQVAKAYQQMNQQQGSSDAVLSKLNDQRSQTMDNIGSAMGGDNSQLQGMTDCKWQEVATQGGQQQGNQQGGDQQGNQQGGQQQGGDQQGGQQGGDQQGDGQQGGGDQGGEGANDVPGNAGGQGGNGPSQDDFVDITKVQPNVQQPPQAQQNGSTGTFATECGVGDPKLRNSDNVIVAPGVGNGAHHTHDYVGNDSNDAFANNQTFEQGGTSCKNQDDKSTYYWPVVRAQDGKDEADANELGGGQEGNVGTILTPTSSKIEFKGNAQSKVTAMPKFLRIITGDAKAFTNGDANANASWSCTGFEDRQLTDKYPLCPEGSSVTRTFDFQSCWDGQNIDSANHRDHVAFAGEDGSCPNGFQAIPQLVNTITYDVPANTPFAVDGFPEQLHKPITDHDDFINVMSENLMNEAVDCINSGKQCG, encoded by the coding sequence ATGAGGCAACAGACCCACAAACGCGGGCGGTTCACCAATAAGACCGTCGCCATCGTCGCCGCCCTGGCGCTCGGCGGTGGCGGGGCCGCGATCATCGCCGCCAACGCGTCCGCCCACGGCGACAAGGGCGACTCCGGCCAGAACAACACCGTGGCCGCGAAGGCGGGGACGATCCAGTGCCCCGATGTGGGGCAGAAGCTGAGTGATGTGCCGGAGAAGGCCAGGCCCAAGGTCGACAAGAACCTGGCCGAGCTGGACAACCAGGTGGCCAAGGCCTACCAGCAGATGAACCAGCAGCAGGGTTCGAGCGACGCGGTGCTCTCCAAGCTCAACGACCAGCGCTCCCAGACGATGGACAACATCGGCTCGGCCATGGGCGGCGACAACTCCCAGCTCCAGGGGATGACCGACTGCAAGTGGCAGGAGGTCGCCACCCAGGGCGGCCAGCAGCAGGGCAACCAGCAAGGCGGCGACCAGCAGGGCAACCAGCAGGGTGGCCAGCAGCAAGGCGGCGACCAGCAAGGTGGTCAGCAGGGCGGCGACCAGCAGGGCGACGGCCAGCAAGGCGGCGGCGACCAGGGCGGCGAGGGCGCCAACGACGTGCCCGGCAACGCGGGCGGCCAGGGGGGCAACGGCCCCTCGCAGGACGACTTCGTCGACATCACCAAGGTGCAGCCGAACGTCCAGCAGCCGCCGCAGGCCCAGCAGAACGGCTCCACCGGCACCTTCGCCACGGAGTGCGGCGTCGGCGACCCCAAGCTGCGCAACAGCGACAACGTGATCGTCGCGCCCGGTGTCGGCAACGGCGCCCACCACACCCACGACTACGTGGGCAACGACAGCAACGACGCCTTCGCCAACAACCAGACCTTCGAGCAGGGCGGCACCTCCTGCAAGAACCAGGACGACAAGTCGACGTACTACTGGCCCGTGGTCCGTGCCCAGGACGGCAAGGACGAGGCGGACGCCAATGAGCTCGGCGGCGGCCAGGAAGGCAACGTCGGCACGATCCTGACCCCCACCAGCTCCAAGATCGAGTTCAAGGGCAACGCGCAGAGCAAGGTCACGGCGATGCCGAAGTTCCTGCGGATCATCACCGGTGACGCCAAGGCGTTCACCAACGGCGACGCCAACGCCAACGCCTCCTGGAGCTGCACCGGCTTCGAGGACCGGCAGCTCACCGACAAGTACCCGCTCTGCCCCGAGGGCAGCTCCGTCACCCGGACCTTCGACTTCCAGAGCTGCTGGGACGGCCAGAACATCGACAGCGCCAACCACCGTGACCACGTGGCCTTCGCGGGCGAGGACGGCTCCTGCCCCAACGGCTTCCAGGCCATCCCCCAGCTCGTGAACACCATCACCTACGATGTGCCGGCCAACACCCCGTTCGCCGTGGACGGCTTCCCCGAGCAGTTGCACAAGCCCATCACCGACCACGACGACTTCATCAACGTGATGTCGGAGAACCTGATGAACGAGGCGGTGGACTGCATCAACAGCGGCAAGCAGTGCGGCTGA
- a CDS encoding DUF4142 domain-containing protein: MPPANLTRPIASSRTIGTGLIIGALAVTLAAILIPVSLFGESSAALPRNGVTDDGGGTVSTQYGPLTATDRDFVRKVRLAGTWELPAGRLAQQRDVRDAVKTAGEHLIEGHTELDRRSEEVGRALGIPLPNQPNAQQQGWLNEMTSAGSSAQFERVFANRLRAAHGKVFNLVAQVRAESRNSMVRSLATRANAIVLDHITVLEDTGLVDFDTL; encoded by the coding sequence GTGCCACCAGCAAACCTCACCAGACCCATCGCCTCCAGCCGAACCATCGGCACCGGGCTCATCATTGGGGCGCTCGCCGTCACACTGGCGGCGATCCTCATCCCGGTGTCGCTGTTCGGCGAGAGCAGCGCGGCCCTGCCGCGCAACGGCGTCACGGACGACGGCGGTGGGACGGTCAGCACCCAGTACGGGCCGCTCACGGCCACTGACCGGGACTTTGTCCGCAAAGTCAGGCTCGCCGGAACGTGGGAGCTCCCCGCCGGGCGGCTCGCCCAGCAGCGGGACGTTCGGGACGCGGTGAAGACCGCCGGTGAGCATCTCATCGAGGGACACACCGAACTCGACCGCCGCTCCGAGGAGGTCGGCCGGGCACTCGGGATCCCGCTGCCCAACCAGCCCAACGCACAGCAACAGGGCTGGCTGAACGAGATGACCAGCGCCGGCAGCAGCGCCCAGTTCGAGCGGGTGTTCGCAAACCGGTTGCGCGCCGCTCACGGCAAGGTGTTCAACCTTGTGGCGCAGGTGCGAGCCGAGAGCCGCAACTCCATGGTCAGATCTCTGGCCACCAGGGCCAATGCCATCGTTCTCGACCACATCACGGTCCTCGAGGACACCGGGCTTGTCGACTTCGACACCCTCTAA
- a CDS encoding AfsR/SARP family transcriptional regulator codes for MRFTVVGPVRAWRDEVELELGPPKQRALLALLLVRAGQPVALSEIVDVLWAQDPPSTAVNVVHRHVGSVRRLLEPGLPTRAEGSRLVRSSGGYRLNADADALDLLRFRELSESARRTAAAGGPERAAELFSQALALWQGPTATGVPSDIQSHPVFSGVDRELLAVAKEAATTALASEVPEQLPTVLQQFAARHALDETLQAQLIRVLAATGRRAEALEVFSAARNRLADELGVPPGRELRAAHREVVPRSTPAPAEPVQPAPAAAPPVPAIRPAQLPPDLPAFSGRHAELAGVHTLLPEGAEAGSPGPVVISAIDGMAGIGKTTLAVHWSHRIAHRFPDGQLYANLRGFDPTGSMMSPNEALRAFLHALGIPPNRVPTGLDAKTALYRSLLAGRRMLILLDNVVDSQHVRPLLPGSSGCLTIVTSRNQLHGLIASEGARPLTLGPLSPAESHEALVRRLGTDRIAAEPQAVATIIRLCGRLPLALAVVAARAATRPSFPLSSVAAELRESQGNLDAFAGADPSTDARSVFSWSYRALDREAARLFRLLALHPGPEVSAAAAASLAGLPVRVTRALLTALTRAHLLVEQAPGRYTFHDLLRAYAMELVQDHDTDEIRHDARHRMFDHYLHTARTAATLLAPRRTEPLPLSPARPDAAPEHLGGQDRAEAWLSAERVVLLSVVEHARDHGFPSHAWRLAVTLELFLDRRGHWQEQTAIQRTALGAARALSDRLGQAHSHRTLGFAEGRLGRYEEGCGHLERALELFTELGEAGGAARTLRSLAFLSNSQSRYQEALDHYRPALDHYRAAAHLSGQASVLNEIGWTHILRGEYEHALAHCRQAVELHRRIGDSAGEAAALDSLGYAYHHLGRYEPALTSYGRALAIYREISDRYLEADTLHHQGDTRLAQGDLATALTDWRGALGILQELNHPDARVLDGKLGQYRQSPHPASALSG; via the coding sequence GTGCGATTTACGGTGGTAGGCCCGGTCAGGGCGTGGCGTGATGAGGTCGAACTGGAGCTGGGTCCGCCCAAACAGCGAGCGCTGCTCGCACTGCTACTGGTGCGGGCGGGACAGCCCGTGGCGCTCAGCGAAATCGTCGACGTGCTCTGGGCGCAGGATCCGCCGAGCACCGCGGTGAATGTGGTGCACCGCCATGTGGGCTCGGTGCGCCGGCTGCTGGAACCCGGTCTGCCGACGCGGGCGGAGGGCAGCCGGCTGGTGCGCAGCTCGGGCGGCTACCGGCTGAACGCCGACGCGGACGCGCTGGATCTGCTGCGCTTCCGGGAGCTGAGCGAATCGGCGCGGCGCACCGCCGCCGCGGGCGGCCCGGAGCGGGCGGCCGAGCTCTTCTCACAGGCGCTGGCCCTGTGGCAGGGGCCGACCGCCACCGGGGTCCCCTCCGACATCCAGTCCCATCCCGTCTTCTCCGGTGTCGACCGGGAACTTCTGGCCGTCGCCAAGGAGGCCGCCACGACGGCACTGGCCTCCGAGGTCCCGGAGCAACTTCCCACCGTGCTCCAGCAGTTCGCCGCCCGCCATGCGCTGGACGAGACTCTGCAGGCCCAGCTCATCCGGGTGCTCGCCGCCACCGGACGGCGGGCCGAGGCGCTGGAGGTCTTCTCGGCCGCGCGGAACCGGCTGGCCGATGAGCTCGGCGTACCGCCCGGCCGCGAACTGCGCGCCGCCCATCGCGAGGTGGTGCCCCGGTCGACCCCGGCCCCCGCCGAGCCGGTCCAGCCGGCTCCTGCGGCGGCGCCGCCCGTCCCGGCGATCCGCCCGGCGCAGCTCCCGCCCGACCTGCCCGCGTTCAGCGGACGCCATGCCGAGCTCGCCGGTGTCCATACTCTGCTGCCCGAGGGCGCCGAGGCCGGATCACCGGGTCCGGTGGTGATCAGCGCGATCGACGGGATGGCCGGGATCGGCAAGACCACGCTGGCCGTGCACTGGTCCCATCGGATCGCCCACCGCTTTCCGGACGGGCAGCTCTACGCCAATCTGCGCGGCTTCGATCCGACCGGTTCGATGATGTCGCCGAACGAGGCGCTGCGGGCGTTCCTCCACGCACTGGGGATTCCGCCGAACCGGGTGCCCACGGGTCTGGACGCCAAGACCGCGCTGTACCGCAGTCTGCTGGCGGGGCGGCGGATGCTGATCCTGCTGGACAATGTGGTGGACTCCCAGCACGTCCGGCCGCTGCTGCCCGGCTCCTCCGGCTGTCTGACCATCGTCACCAGCCGCAATCAGCTCCACGGTCTGATAGCGAGCGAGGGGGCCCGTCCCCTTACTCTGGGGCCGCTGTCCCCGGCCGAGTCCCATGAGGCGCTGGTCCGGCGGCTGGGCACGGACCGCATCGCCGCGGAGCCGCAGGCGGTGGCGACCATCATCCGGCTGTGCGGGCGGCTGCCGCTCGCGCTGGCGGTGGTGGCCGCCCGGGCCGCGACCCGTCCGTCCTTTCCCCTTTCTTCTGTCGCCGCGGAGTTGCGCGAGAGCCAGGGAAATCTCGACGCGTTCGCGGGCGCCGATCCGAGCACGGATGCGCGGAGCGTCTTCTCCTGGTCCTATCGGGCCCTGGACCGGGAGGCCGCCCGGCTGTTCCGGCTGCTCGCCCTGCATCCGGGGCCCGAGGTCTCCGCCGCCGCGGCCGCGAGCCTGGCCGGGCTCCCGGTCCGGGTCACCCGTGCTCTGCTGACCGCGCTCACCCGCGCCCATCTGCTGGTGGAGCAGGCCCCGGGCCGCTACACCTTCCACGATCTGCTGCGGGCCTACGCCATGGAGCTGGTCCAGGACCACGACACGGACGAGATCCGCCACGACGCCCGGCACCGGATGTTCGACCACTATCTGCACACCGCGCGCACCGCCGCCACGCTGCTCGCCCCGCGCCGGACCGAACCGCTGCCGCTGTCCCCGGCCCGGCCCGATGCCGCACCCGAGCATCTCGGCGGCCAGGACCGCGCCGAGGCATGGCTCTCGGCCGAGCGGGTCGTTCTGCTGTCGGTCGTCGAGCACGCCCGCGACCACGGGTTCCCGTCCCACGCCTGGCGGTTGGCCGTGACGCTGGAGCTCTTCCTGGACCGGCGCGGCCACTGGCAGGAGCAGACCGCCATCCAGCGCACCGCGCTGGGGGCGGCCCGGGCGCTGTCCGACCGGCTCGGTCAGGCGCACAGCCACCGCACTCTGGGGTTCGCCGAGGGACGGCTGGGCCGGTACGAGGAGGGGTGCGGCCATCTGGAGCGGGCGCTGGAGCTGTTCACGGAGCTCGGCGAGGCGGGCGGAGCGGCCCGCACCCTGCGCTCCCTGGCCTTTCTGTCCAACAGCCAGAGCCGCTACCAGGAGGCGCTGGACCACTACCGGCCCGCGCTCGACCACTATCGCGCCGCGGCACACCTCAGCGGACAGGCCAGCGTGCTCAACGAGATCGGCTGGACCCATATCCTCCGCGGTGAGTACGAGCACGCGCTGGCCCACTGCCGCCAGGCGGTCGAACTGCACCGGCGGATCGGCGACTCGGCCGGCGAGGCCGCCGCGCTGGACAGCCTGGGGTACGCGTACCACCACCTCGGACGGTACGAGCCCGCCCTGACCTCGTACGGCCGGGCGCTCGCCATTTACCGCGAGATCAGCGACCGGTATCTGGAGGCCGACACACTGCACCACCAGGGGGACACCCGGCTGGCCCAGGGCGACCTGGCCACCGCGCTCACCGACTGGCGCGGGGCCCTGGGGATTCTCCAGGAGCTGAACCACCCCGACGCCCGGGTCCTCGACGGCAAACTGGGGCAGTACCGGCAGTCACCGCATCCGGCCTCGGCTCTCAGCGGATGA
- a CDS encoding sigma-70 family RNA polymerase sigma factor, whose amino-acid sequence MTHEPRGNETMDIRTATVTTDADTFLRTLYRRHGSALHRLAARMLGGDWHRAQDIVQEVAIHAWQRPMDVGPMDDTVRNRLFTVVSDLVTDGHRDQAEWPVETAGEAEMALLAAPDAVDQALTAQLVWDAMADLAPPQREVLLHLHCLDRSVSQAARVLGVPPGTVKSRTYYATRALRTALRARGVTEC is encoded by the coding sequence TTGACACATGAGCCTCGGGGGAACGAGACGATGGACATCCGCACGGCGACCGTCACGACCGACGCCGACACCTTCTTAAGGACGCTGTACCGACGACACGGCTCGGCACTGCACCGCCTGGCGGCCCGGATGCTGGGCGGGGACTGGCACCGGGCACAGGACATCGTGCAGGAGGTGGCGATCCACGCCTGGCAGCGCCCCATGGACGTCGGCCCCATGGACGACACCGTCCGTAACCGGCTGTTCACCGTGGTCAGCGACCTGGTGACCGATGGCCACCGGGACCAGGCGGAGTGGCCGGTGGAGACGGCCGGGGAGGCGGAGATGGCACTGCTGGCCGCGCCGGACGCGGTCGATCAAGCGCTCACCGCCCAACTGGTGTGGGACGCGATGGCGGACCTGGCGCCTCCGCAAAGAGAGGTGCTGCTGCATCTGCACTGCCTGGACCGCAGTGTCAGCCAGGCCGCCCGGGTGCTCGGAGTGCCTCCCGGAACCGTCAAATCGCGGACGTACTACGCGACACGGGCCCTGCGGACGGCCCTGCGGGCGCGTGGCGTCACCGAGTGCTGA
- a CDS encoding LacI family DNA-binding transcriptional regulator, whose protein sequence is MRETARKRQARIAALVEARGSARITDLADELAVSVVTVRRDVEDLAQRGEVRRGHGVARSLRPMAQESTATGDTIGMVVPERNTYLTEAVQAAREAAEKAGLRLALHIAADERGTERAVRQALDAGARGLLLSPRWRTEAEERADHAWLGALELPVVLVERRPHRGSAIYGLDCVRSDHAHGVHLALEHLTSLGHRRIVLAARDDSPTARVIRSEFAAQTAARGIREGCPVMLSSRTAGPDPRPRDAGAADLADAVRRAGATAALIHGDMDALVLVQRLREAGVEVPRDCSVVAYNDVVADMGQIALTAVAPPKGEVGQAALELLTRQLERTRAGRWAGAARHLELLAELVVRDSTAPLL, encoded by the coding sequence ATGCGGGAGACGGCGCGGAAGCGGCAGGCACGGATCGCGGCGCTGGTGGAGGCCCGGGGCAGCGCGCGGATCACCGATCTCGCGGATGAGCTGGCGGTGTCCGTCGTCACCGTACGGCGGGACGTGGAGGACCTGGCCCAGCGCGGGGAGGTGCGCCGCGGCCACGGGGTGGCGCGCTCGCTGCGGCCGATGGCCCAGGAGTCCACCGCCACCGGCGACACCATCGGCATGGTGGTCCCCGAGCGCAACACCTATCTCACCGAGGCCGTCCAGGCGGCTCGCGAGGCCGCCGAGAAGGCCGGGCTGCGGCTCGCGCTGCACATCGCCGCGGACGAGCGCGGCACCGAGCGCGCGGTCCGCCAGGCGCTGGACGCGGGCGCACGCGGCCTGCTGCTCTCACCGCGCTGGCGCACCGAGGCGGAGGAGCGGGCGGACCACGCGTGGCTCGGCGCCCTGGAGCTCCCCGTGGTGCTGGTGGAGCGCCGGCCCCACCGGGGCAGCGCCATCTACGGCCTGGACTGTGTGCGCTCGGACCACGCCCACGGAGTGCATCTGGCGCTCGAGCACCTGACCTCGCTGGGGCATCGGCGCATCGTGCTGGCGGCGCGCGACGACAGCCCCACCGCACGGGTGATCCGGTCGGAGTTCGCCGCGCAGACCGCGGCCCGTGGCATCCGTGAGGGGTGCCCGGTGATGCTCAGTTCGCGCACCGCCGGACCCGATCCGCGCCCGCGCGACGCGGGGGCGGCCGACCTGGCCGACGCGGTGCGCCGCGCCGGGGCCACCGCCGCGCTGATCCACGGCGACATGGACGCGCTGGTGCTGGTCCAGCGGCTGCGTGAGGCGGGTGTCGAGGTGCCGCGCGACTGCTCGGTGGTCGCGTACAACGATGTGGTGGCCGACATGGGGCAGATCGCGCTGACGGCCGTGGCCCCGCCCAAGGGAGAGGTCGGACAGGCCGCGCTGGAGCTGCTGACCCGCCAGTTGGAGCGGACGCGGGCCGGGCGGTGGGCCGGCGCCGCCCGCCATCTGGAGCTGCTGGCGGAGCTGGTGGTCCGGGATTCCACCGCCCCACTTCTCTGA
- a CDS encoding ABC transporter substrate-binding protein, translated as MPGHRRPGRSATGRRATAGTTALLTLLALVLAGCAGCSTSRGSDTVGDGPVRLTFWSALRGSQEVVDEFNRTHDNIKVEFQQVPSGEQGGWTKLSNAARAGNSPDVATIEYPQLPGFTIDGVPRDITRLMPDSVRKKILPQALDLTTFDGRTYAVPVDIEPMVFLYRKDIFAKNHIPVPKTWAEFESSARKLKQAQPRSRIASLFTTGGTLYMAGYAWQAGAKWYDTVGDTWQISMDDAPTRKVAGYWQRLMDDDLVRVEPGASQQWRAHLRSGETAGYLAGAWAAGSMMASTPDGKGKWAIAPMPQWDPAKPKVSTQGGSTFMVTKDSRHPKEAMEFISWMVTSPGALKAKLASGVSSAFPSVPSLVPVARKEMDTSYYSGQDIFGLFQKEAERIAPTWKWGPRMTSTTSSGDDGLAKAGAGSGDILKALRDAQSRTMPDLKSLGLSVTTR; from the coding sequence ATGCCTGGTCATAGACGCCCAGGTCGCTCGGCAACCGGACGCCGGGCGACGGCGGGCACCACCGCACTGCTCACGCTGCTCGCCCTCGTTCTGGCGGGCTGCGCGGGTTGCTCGACAAGTCGCGGATCCGACACCGTCGGCGACGGTCCCGTACGGCTGACCTTCTGGTCGGCGCTGCGCGGCAGTCAGGAAGTCGTCGACGAGTTCAACCGCACCCACGACAACATCAAAGTCGAATTCCAGCAGGTCCCCTCCGGGGAGCAGGGCGGCTGGACCAAGCTCAGCAACGCCGCCCGCGCGGGCAACTCCCCCGACGTCGCCACCATCGAATACCCCCAGCTCCCCGGTTTCACCATCGACGGCGTGCCCCGGGACATCACCAGGCTGATGCCCGACTCGGTCCGCAAGAAGATCCTGCCGCAGGCGCTGGACCTCACCACCTTCGACGGGCGCACCTACGCCGTCCCGGTGGACATCGAGCCGATGGTCTTCCTGTACCGCAAGGACATCTTCGCCAAGAACCACATCCCGGTCCCCAAGACCTGGGCGGAGTTCGAGAGTTCGGCCCGCAAGCTCAAGCAGGCCCAGCCCCGGTCCCGTATCGCGAGCCTCTTCACCACCGGCGGCACCCTCTACATGGCGGGCTATGCCTGGCAGGCCGGGGCGAAGTGGTACGACACCGTCGGGGACACCTGGCAGATCTCCATGGACGACGCCCCCACCCGTAAGGTCGCCGGCTACTGGCAGCGGCTGATGGACGACGACCTGGTGCGGGTGGAGCCCGGGGCCAGTCAGCAGTGGCGGGCCCATCTGCGCAGCGGGGAGACGGCCGGCTATCTGGCGGGCGCCTGGGCCGCGGGCTCGATGATGGCGTCCACCCCCGACGGCAAGGGCAAATGGGCCATCGCGCCGATGCCGCAGTGGGATCCGGCGAAACCCAAGGTGAGTACCCAGGGCGGTTCGACCTTCATGGTCACCAAGGACAGCCGGCACCCCAAGGAGGCCATGGAGTTCATCTCCTGGATGGTGACCAGCCCCGGCGCCCTGAAGGCCAAGCTCGCCAGCGGGGTCAGCAGCGCTTTCCCGTCCGTGCCCAGCCTGGTGCCGGTCGCCCGTAAGGAGATGGACACCAGCTACTACTCCGGCCAGGACATCTTCGGTCTCTTCCAGAAGGAGGCCGAGCGGATCGCGCCCACCTGGAAGTGGGGCCCGCGGATGACCTCGACCACCAGCTCCGGTGACGACGGGCTCGCGAAGGCGGGGGCCGGCAGCGGCGACATCCTCAAAGCCCTGCGCGACGCCCAGAGCCGGACGATGCCCGATCTGAAGAGCCTCGGCCTGTCGGTCACCACCCGCTGA
- a CDS encoding carbohydrate ABC transporter permease, producing the protein MSSKGAAPPSAAAPDPPRRTGRRQQRVAAAVLLTPFTALLVAVFLVPVGYAIYLSLFSEDHEGLGFGGGRTVFTGLRSYLSVLQDPSFLSGFGTIALYCVIFVPLVVISALALALLLDSGLVRMRRTAQMLVYLPHAVPGIIAAVIWLYLYTPGLSPVIKLFAQADITIDFLGLHTVLPSIVNIALWSGLGYNMIIFYAALQALPREVIEAATIDGAGGIRTALQVKVPIIRGSLVMVCMFSLIAALQLFTEPMLMNQATPMVNSRFTPNMYIYDAAFRRNNYGLASAASIILLIVTCVLSYAVTRWSGRRERRA; encoded by the coding sequence ATGTCCTCGAAAGGGGCGGCACCGCCATCGGCGGCCGCCCCCGACCCGCCCCGCAGAACCGGACGACGCCAGCAGAGGGTCGCCGCCGCCGTTCTGCTGACGCCCTTCACGGCGCTGCTCGTCGCCGTGTTCCTGGTCCCCGTCGGCTACGCCATCTACCTCAGCCTCTTCTCCGAGGACCACGAGGGACTCGGCTTCGGCGGCGGACGCACCGTCTTCACCGGATTGCGCAGCTACCTCTCGGTGCTGCAGGACCCGAGCTTCCTCTCCGGGTTCGGCACCATCGCCCTCTACTGCGTGATCTTCGTCCCGCTCGTGGTCATCAGTGCGCTCGCGCTCGCCCTGCTGCTCGACTCGGGCCTCGTCCGGATGCGGCGGACCGCGCAGATGCTGGTCTATCTGCCGCACGCCGTGCCCGGCATCATCGCGGCCGTCATCTGGCTGTACCTCTACACCCCGGGGCTCAGCCCGGTCATCAAGCTCTTCGCCCAGGCCGATATCACCATCGACTTCCTCGGTCTGCACACCGTGCTCCCGTCGATCGTCAATATCGCCCTGTGGAGCGGGCTCGGCTACAACATGATCATCTTCTATGCCGCGCTCCAGGCGCTGCCGCGTGAGGTGATCGAGGCGGCGACCATCGACGGCGCCGGGGGCATCCGCACCGCGCTCCAGGTCAAGGTGCCCATCATCAGGGGCTCCCTCGTCATGGTGTGCATGTTCTCCCTGATCGCCGCGCTCCAGTTGTTCACCGAACCCATGCTGATGAACCAGGCCACCCCGATGGTCAACTCCCGCTTCACCCCGAACATGTACATCTACGACGCGGCCTTCCGCCGCAACAACTACGGACTCGCCTCCGCGGCCTCCATCATTCTTCTGATCGTCACCTGTGTCCTGTCGTACGCCGTGACGCGCTGGTCGGGCCGCCGGGAACGGAGAGCGTGA